The Chrysemys picta bellii isolate R12L10 chromosome 5, ASM1138683v2, whole genome shotgun sequence genome includes a window with the following:
- the PCDH7 gene encoding protocadherin-7 isoform X11 translates to MRKMRTLFGFVHCCCCCFLLLLPPPLWVSLAAAKQLLRYRLAEEGPADIRIGNVASDLGIVTGSGEVTFSLESGSDYLKIDNMTGELSTTERRIDREKLPQCQMIFDENECFLDFEVSVIGPSQSWVDLFEGRVIILDINDNTPTFPSPVLTLTVEENRPVGTLYLLPTATDRDFGRNGIERYELLQEPGGDGGRRGGGGSASAAESALYPGGSKRRQEPDGAARSSVFELQVADTPDGEKQPQLIVKGALDREQRDSYELSLRVRDGGDPARSSQAILRVLITDVNDNSPRFEKSVYEADLAENSSPGTPILQLRAADLDVGVNGQIEYVFGAATESVRRLLRLDETSGWLSVLHRIDREEVNQLRFTVMARDRGQPPKTDKATVVLNIRDENDNVPTIDIRKIGRIPLRDGVASVAEDVLVDTPIALVQVSDRDQGENGVVTCTVVGDVPFQLKPASEGEGEPQNKRKYFLHTSAPLDYEAVRDYNVVIVAVDSGSPSLSSNNSLLVRVADTNDNPPVFGQAVLEVSFPENNSPGERVATVAATDADSGKNAEIFYSLEPSPLSSEAPGGIFSIDPDSGDVLVQAVLDREQRDTYEFQVTARDKGVPALQGSTTVVVRVADRNDNEPRFMQDVFTFYVKENLQPNSPVGMVTVMDADRGRNAELSLSIQPGQQDQAAGIFSIENDTGTIYSTVSFDREQQTSYTFKVKAVDGGEPPRSATATVSLFVMDENDNPPAVTFPSNSSYTVLPPSSNLRTVVATVLATDADTGLNADLNFSIVGGNPFKLFEIDPASGVVSLVGKLAPKHYGLHRLVVQVNDSGQPPQSTTALLHVFVNESLSNATVVESQVARSLHTPLAQDIAGDPSYELSKQRLSIVIGVVAGIMTVILLILVVVMARYCRSKSKHGYEAGKKDHEDFFTPQQHDKAKKPKKDKKGKKGKQPLYSSIVTVEASKPNGQRYDSVNEKLSDSPSMGRYRSVNGGPGSPDLARHYKSSSPLPTVQLHPQSPTAGKKHQAVQELPPANTFVGAGDNISIGSDHCSEYSCQASSKYSKQVDTMQTTQPPGHIEESCKMNVCAPIS, encoded by the coding sequence atgaggaagatgcggACTCTCTTTGGCTTTgtgcattgctgctgctgctgcttcttgctcctgctgcctcctccactCTGGGTCAGCCTGGCCGCGGCCAAGCAGTTGCTGAGGTACCGGCTGGCCGAGGAAGGACCTGCCGACATCCGCATAGGCAACGTGGCTTCAGACCTGGGCATCGTAACGGGCTCCGGAGAGGTGACATTCAGCCTGGAGTCGGGCTCCGACTACCTGAAGATCGATAACATGACCGGGGAGCTGAGCACCACTGAGCGGCGCATAGACCGCGAGAAGCTGCCGCAGTGCCAGATGATCTTCGATGAGAACGAGTGCTTCCTGGACTTCGAGGTCTCGGTAATCGGCCCTTCGCAGAGCTGGGTGGACCTCTTCGAGGGCCGGGTCATCATCCTGGACATCAACGACAACACCCCCACTTTTCCCTCGCCTGTCCTCACCCTTACCGTGGAGGAGAACCGGCCCGTAGGGACCCTCTAtctgctccccactgccaccGACAGAGACTTCGGTCGCAACGGCATCGAGCGCTAcgagctgctgcaggagcccgGCGGCGACGGGGGCAGACGCGGAGGAGGGGGGTCGGCTTCTGCAGCTGAGAGCGCCCTCTACCCCGGCGGCAGTAAGAGGAGGCAGGAGCCGGACGGGGCAGCCCGCAGCAGCGTGTTCGAGCTACAGGTGGCCGACACCCCTGATGGGGAGAAGCAGCCGCAGCTGATTGTCAAAGGGGCGCTGGACCGAGAGCAGAGGGACTCCTATGAACTGAGCCTGAGGGTGCGGGACGGCGGCGACCCGGCCCGCTCCTCCCAGGCCATCCTGAGGGTGCTGATCACCGACGTGAATGACAACAGCCCCCGCTTTGAGAAGAGCGTCTACGAGGCGGACCTGGCGGAGAACAGCAGCCCCGGGACCCCCATCCTGCAGCTGCGGGCCGCCGACCTGGACGTGGGGGTGAATGGGCAGATCGAGTACGTCTTCGGGGCGGCCACCGAGTCGGTGCGGCGCCTGCTGCGGCTGGACGAGACCTCGGGCTGGCTCAGCGTCTTGCACCGCATCGACAGGGAGGAGGTGAACCAGCTCCGCTTCACCGTCATGGCCCGGGACCGGGGCCAGCCGCCCAAGACCGACAAGGCCACGGTGGTGCTGAACATCCGCGACGAGAACGACAACGTGCCCACCATCGACATCCGCAAGATCGGCCGCATCCCGCTGCGGGACGGGGTGGCCAGCGTGGCCGAGGACGTGCTGGTGGACACCCCCATCGCCCTGGTGCAGGTGTCCGACCGCGACCAAGGCGAGAACGGCGTGGTGACCTGCACGGTGGTAGGGGACGTGCCCTTCCAGCTCAAGCCGGCCAGCGAGGGCGAGGGGGAGCCTCAGAACAAGCGCAAGTACTTCCTGCACACCTCGGCCCCGCTCGACTACGAAGCCGTCCGTGACTACAACGTGGTGATCGTGGCCGTGGACTCgggcagccccagcctgtccAGCAACAACTCGCTGCTGGTGCGGGTGGCGGACACCAACGACAACCCGCCGGTGTTCGGCCAGGCCGTGCTGGAGGTCTCCTTCCCGGAGAACAACTCGCCTGGGGAGAGGGTGGCCACGGTGGCGGCCACGGACGCGGACAGCGGCAAGAACGCCGAAATCTTCTACTCGCTGGAGCCCTCTCCCCTCTCCTCGGAGGCGCCCGGCGGCATCTTCAGCATCGACCCGGACTCCGGGGACGTGCTGGTGCAGGCGGTGCTGGACCGCGAGCAGCGCGACACGTACGAGTTCCAGGTGACGGCCCGGGACAAGGGGGTACCGGCCCTGCAGGGCTCCACCACAGTAGTGGTGCGGGTGGCCGACCGCAACGACAACGAGCCGCGCTTCATGCAGGACGTGTTCACCTTCTACGTGAAGGAGAACCTGCAGCCCAACAGCCCCGTGGGCATGGTGACCGTGATGGACGCCGACCGGGGCCGCAACGCCGAGCTCAGCCTCTCCATCCAGCCCGGACAGCAGGACCAGGCCGCCGGCATCTTCTCCATCGAGAACGACACCGGCACCATCTACTCTACTGTCTCCTTCGACCGAGAGCAGCAGACCAGCTACACCTTCAAGGTCAAGGCGGTGGACGGAGGGGAGCCGCCCCGTTCGGCCACCGCCACCGTCTCCCTCTTTGTGATGGACGAGAACGACAACCCGCCCGCCGTCACTTTCCCCAGTAACAGCTCCTACAccgtgctgcccccctccagcaACCTGCGCACTGTGGTGGCCACTGTGCTGGCCACCGACGCAGACACGGGCCTCAACGCCGACCTCAACTTCAGCATCGTCGGTGGCAACCCCTTCAAGCTCTTCGAGATCGACCCGGCCAGCGGCGTGGTGTCGCTGGTGGGCAAGCTGGCCCCAAAGCACTATGGCCTGCACCGCTTGGTGGTGCAGGTGAACGACAGCGGCCAGCCGCCCCAGTCCACCACCGCCTTGCTCCACGTCTTCGTCAACGAGAGCCTCTCCAACGCCACCGTGGTGGAGAGCCAGGTGGCCCGCAGCCTGCACACGCCCCTGGCCCAGGACATCGCCGGCGACCCCAGCTACGAGCTGAGCAAGCAGCGGCTCAGCATCGTCATCGGGGTGGTGGCCGGCATCATGACGGTGATCCTGCTCATCCTGGTGGTGGTCATGGCCCGGTACTGCCGCTCCAAGAGTAAGCACGGCTACGAGGCGGGCAAGAAAGACCACGAGGACTTCTTCACCCCGCAGCAGCACGACAAGGCCAAGAAGCCCAAGAAGGACAAGAAAGGCAAGAAGGGCAAGCAGCCCCTCTACAGCAGCATCGTCACCGTGGAGGCCTCCAAGCCCAACGGGCAGCGCTACGACAGCGTCAACGAGAAGCTCTCCGACAGCCCCAGCATGGGCCGATACCGCTCGGTCAACGGCGGCCCGGGCAGCCCGGACCTGGCCAGGCATTACAAATCCAGCTCGCCGCTGCCCACTGTCCAGCTTCACCCGCAGTCCCCCACCGCCGGGAAAAAGCACCAGGCCGTGCAGGAACTGCCCCCGGCCAATACTTTTGTGGGGGCAGGAGACAACATCTCCATTGGATCGGACCACTGCTCCGAGTACagctgtcaggccagcagcaAGTACAGCAAGCAG